The Lewinellaceae bacterium genome includes a region encoding these proteins:
- a CDS encoding methyltransferase yields MKRRIQFLRESIRSMKTTGSVTHSSKFLCRGMIKPVDFEKATLLVELGAGDGVITKHILRKMRPDAKLLVFEVNPKFCEKIRDQIEDDRMILIEDSAEHLTEHLTKRSLPKADFIVSAIPFVAMSREVTENIVKTCAQNLVKGGLFIQMQYSLMLKKTYESIFGNVRIDFIPVNVPPAFVLVSRKD; encoded by the coding sequence ATGAAGCGAAGGATTCAGTTTTTACGCGAGAGTATCAGGAGTATGAAAACGACAGGTTCCGTGACCCACAGTTCCAAGTTTTTGTGCCGGGGCATGATCAAACCCGTGGATTTTGAAAAAGCCACCCTCCTTGTAGAACTTGGGGCCGGTGACGGGGTCATCACCAAACACATTCTCAGGAAAATGCGTCCGGATGCCAAACTGCTCGTTTTTGAAGTCAACCCGAAATTTTGCGAAAAGATACGCGACCAGATAGAGGATGATCGAATGATCCTGATCGAAGACTCTGCCGAACATCTTACCGAACATCTTACAAAACGCTCTTTGCCTAAAGCCGATTTTATTGTTTCCGCCATCCCTTTTGTGGCCATGTCCAGGGAAGTTACCGAAAACATTGTAAAAACGTGTGCCCAGAACCTCGTCAAAGGGGGGCTTTTTATCCAGATGCAATATTCCCTGATGCTCAAAAAGACTTACGAAAGCATTTTTGGTAATGTCAGGATTGATTTCATTCCCGTCAATGTCCCGCCGGCTTTTGTGCTGGTGAGCCGAAAAGACTAG
- a CDS encoding PD40 domain-containing protein gives MKKILYCVLVLLMAAPPVSNAQNTKHKLNEAKEFFYHEKYAEALSILNSSRKLSRLDKEARLLIAICNYQLNHLDLALTNLLEITAEKKEPYPECWLYLGKVLHAMHKFDEAADYYKLYLRTIRPDHPHRQMVREEIRRCANGIDVQYRQPLAIVENLGMYVNTVGDEFAPVPSKNLSNKLYFSSSRYGNAGGPRDEQNRADERFGSFLSDMFSCSVTGGQWSDTAPMHFLLNSPQNEVLLDFDKEGSVMYYFKGWSLRRGEIIADTFKTIDNRTLNSTPFLAPLDVANGDNELCLYNDTLLIFASRRQGGYGGYDLYRSVFLKGYWSDAQNLGPAINTAYDETSPYLAPDGKTLYFSSNDSRKSIGGFDIFKSVYVQQAARWSELYNMGIPLNSAGDDTGFRLTRDGFTAFLASSRKDGFGKRDLYIAYFQEYLPEVEAPVVAYAPPAEKIREYDKPIIISQSPGFVKEEPLSTPEPPPAQMSPSIRPAAEEKPVAAYGPLYLDGSSSLDYSQKQNLDPIATLLLDHPGVTVIITAYTMKPGVVPQRLFRAINYGEEAAAYLQSKGVPATAIYMRALDGSQVGNTKPYVIEFSFVGTKNTDLNGTVPVLGEAYHSEAPGLITGKDLFYKVQISSVTRELTRPVLDEQPYPMIEKTPDFAYYRYTLGAFEQYEAAKAFALEMQRKGQSGAYVVPFINGKRADKNEAKRNAGNFPDLDNYLKG, from the coding sequence ATGAAAAAAATATTATACTGTGTTTTGGTCTTGCTGATGGCCGCCCCCCCGGTCTCCAATGCTCAAAACACCAAACATAAATTAAACGAGGCCAAAGAATTTTTCTACCATGAAAAATATGCCGAGGCGTTGTCCATTCTCAACAGTTCCCGGAAGTTATCACGGCTGGATAAAGAAGCCAGGTTGCTGATCGCTATATGCAATTATCAACTCAATCACCTGGACCTAGCCCTGACTAATTTACTGGAGATCACCGCTGAAAAAAAAGAACCTTACCCCGAATGTTGGCTTTACCTGGGCAAGGTTTTACATGCCATGCACAAGTTTGATGAAGCCGCCGATTATTACAAACTTTACCTTCGGACGATTCGGCCGGATCACCCTCACCGACAAATGGTGCGGGAGGAAATTCGGCGCTGTGCGAATGGAATTGATGTACAATACAGGCAACCACTGGCCATAGTGGAAAACCTGGGCATGTATGTAAATACCGTAGGGGATGAATTTGCTCCGGTGCCCAGCAAAAACCTTTCCAATAAGTTGTATTTTTCTTCTTCCCGTTATGGCAATGCGGGTGGCCCCAGGGACGAGCAAAACAGGGCTGACGAACGTTTTGGATCCTTTTTGAGCGATATGTTCAGTTGCAGTGTGACTGGCGGACAATGGTCGGATACGGCTCCCATGCACTTTTTGCTCAATAGCCCACAGAATGAAGTATTGCTCGATTTTGATAAAGAAGGTTCTGTCATGTATTACTTTAAAGGATGGAGTTTGCGTCGTGGGGAAATCATTGCGGACACCTTTAAGACCATCGATAACCGCACCTTGAATTCGACCCCTTTTCTGGCTCCTTTGGATGTTGCCAATGGTGATAATGAACTTTGTTTATACAATGACACACTGCTCATCTTTGCCAGCCGTCGGCAGGGCGGTTATGGTGGATATGACCTTTACCGGTCCGTTTTCCTGAAAGGGTATTGGAGTGATGCACAGAATTTAGGCCCTGCGATCAATACGGCTTATGATGAAACGAGTCCTTACCTGGCTCCTGATGGAAAAACACTTTATTTCAGTTCCAACGACAGCCGAAAGAGCATCGGCGGGTTTGATATTTTTAAATCCGTTTATGTTCAGCAGGCCGCCAGATGGAGCGAGCTTTACAATATGGGCATTCCTCTCAATTCCGCCGGGGATGATACCGGTTTCAGGTTGACCCGTGACGGGTTTACCGCTTTCCTGGCTTCTTCCCGTAAAGATGGCTTTGGGAAGAGGGATCTTTATATTGCGTATTTCCAGGAATACCTGCCGGAAGTCGAAGCCCCTGTGGTGGCTTATGCCCCTCCTGCGGAAAAGATCAGGGAGTACGATAAGCCAATAATCATAAGCCAGTCACCAGGTTTTGTGAAGGAGGAACCGCTCAGCACTCCTGAGCCTCCACCTGCTCAAATGTCCCCCTCAATACGTCCCGCAGCGGAAGAAAAACCTGTTGCCGCTTATGGCCCGCTTTATTTGGATGGAAGTTCGTCTCTTGATTATTCTCAAAAACAAAACCTTGATCCAATAGCCACCTTACTGCTGGATCATCCGGGGGTAACCGTCATCATTACAGCTTATACGATGAAACCGGGAGTCGTCCCCCAACGATTATTCCGGGCGATCAATTACGGGGAAGAGGCGGCAGCTTATCTCCAGTCGAAAGGAGTCCCTGCGACGGCTATTTACATGAGGGCGCTGGACGGCAGCCAGGTCGGAAATACTAAACCTTATGTGATCGAATTTTCTTTTGTGGGAACAAAAAACACGGATTTAAATGGGACGGTTCCTGTTCTCGGCGAGGCTTATCATTCCGAAGCACCGGGGTTGATCACCGGGAAAGACCTTTTTTACAAAGTACAGATATCCTCCGTCACCAGGGAGCTGACCCGACCGGTTTTAGATGAACAGCCTTATCCCATGATCGAAAAAACCCCTGATTTTGCTTATTATCGTTACACCCTGGGCGCCTTTGAACAATACGAAGCTGCAAAAGCATTCGCCCTTGAAATGCAGCGAAAAGGGCAAAGCGGGGCCTACGTAGTACCTTTTATCAATGGTAAAAGAGCCGATAAAAACGAAGCCAAACGCAACGCCGGGAACTTTCCTGACCTGGATAATTATCTGAAGGGGTGA
- a CDS encoding DUF2271 domain-containing protein, protein MMKNIILFLFGMICLLGFSNFGTSDQMVDKLDYAPPVLYTAGSLTFQVRTVTANGSYAPRHVLAVWIEDANGFVITNLLRAQTRKQYLYTWKAATNQNVVDAITGATISSHQSHTINWNGKDVTGSIVPDGDYTIRVEFTEKHGQGPLASFTFTKGTSMVHLTPADQTNYKDIVVDWAPETVSSTADISLNDFSVFPNPAKEFVDIEVPFKGNFKMQLTSISGQVFEENSFYSQLENSKHQIDVSQLPAGLYLLSIRTEKAVWVKKLVVQ, encoded by the coding sequence ATGATGAAAAACATTATTCTATTCCTGTTTGGAATGATTTGTCTGCTTGGTTTTAGCAATTTTGGAACAAGTGATCAAATGGTTGATAAACTGGATTATGCTCCCCCTGTTTTATACACCGCCGGTTCGCTCACCTTTCAGGTCAGAACGGTTACTGCAAACGGCAGTTATGCACCCAGACATGTTTTGGCAGTATGGATCGAAGATGCCAATGGTTTTGTGATTACCAATTTGTTGAGAGCCCAGACAAGGAAACAATACCTTTATACCTGGAAAGCAGCGACCAACCAAAACGTAGTGGATGCTATAACGGGCGCCACTATTTCCTCACACCAATCCCATACCATCAATTGGAATGGTAAGGATGTAACCGGAAGTATTGTCCCGGATGGAGATTACACCATACGGGTTGAATTTACGGAAAAACATGGCCAGGGGCCGCTGGCCTCTTTTACCTTTACCAAGGGAACCAGTATGGTTCATCTCACTCCGGCAGACCAAACCAATTACAAGGATATTGTGGTGGACTGGGCTCCAGAAACCGTATCTTCCACAGCGGATATTTCGCTTAACGATTTTTCGGTGTTCCCCAATCCTGCTAAAGAATTTGTTGACATAGAGGTACCTTTCAAAGGCAATTTTAAAATGCAGCTTACCAGCATCTCAGGACAGGTTTTTGAAGAAAATTCCTTTTATTCCCAATTGGAAAACAGCAAACACCAGATCGATGTTAGTCAACTACCCGCTGGACTGTACCTGTTGAGTATCCGAACAGAAAAAGCAGTCTGGGTTAAAAAGCTGGTGGTACAATAA
- a CDS encoding OmpA family protein: MRKIPLLVAALLMAGLIFGQPPRITEQTIHTSEIYFDFGKDNIRPDADSVLNELLVFCREQSSFYIKITAHTDAVGSDENNLSLSQRRGAAVITFLKAGGITSDSLIVSVFGEKRPVAGNNTDEGRQKNRRATIEVIKIKQMIPLEGDIVDKETGGAVEADIVVRSKDSSDSLRTDEMGHFESLVPIGEVIGIDVWAKGYFLESQMMRVTPGKKVEVNVQLPPVKEGEKADIKNLYFVGNQAILLKKSEPELPKILKFLQINDHIKIEIAGHINRPNEPPVSVQSWDYDLSRRRALLVYNYLIDNGISTDRLSYNAYGNWEMRFPRATSEKEQEANRRVEIRVLEVED, from the coding sequence ATGAGAAAAATCCCTTTATTGGTAGCTGCTTTGCTTATGGCGGGCCTGATTTTTGGTCAGCCCCCAAGGATTACCGAGCAGACCATTCACACCTCGGAAATTTATTTCGATTTCGGAAAAGACAACATCCGCCCCGACGCTGACTCCGTTTTGAACGAACTCCTTGTCTTTTGCAGGGAACAATCTTCTTTTTACATCAAAATAACCGCCCACACCGATGCTGTAGGGAGTGATGAGAACAATCTTTCCTTATCTCAAAGGAGGGGCGCTGCCGTCATAACCTTCCTGAAAGCCGGAGGCATAACTTCAGATAGCCTTATTGTGTCGGTCTTTGGCGAAAAACGCCCCGTTGCCGGGAATAATACGGACGAAGGCCGGCAAAAAAACAGAAGGGCAACCATAGAGGTCATCAAGATAAAACAGATGATTCCCCTTGAAGGCGATATCGTCGATAAAGAAACGGGGGGAGCGGTCGAAGCTGATATTGTAGTGCGCAGCAAGGATAGCAGTGACTCCCTGCGTACCGACGAAATGGGACATTTTGAATCGCTGGTGCCTATAGGAGAGGTTATCGGAATTGATGTGTGGGCGAAGGGTTATTTCCTGGAATCACAGATGATGCGCGTGACACCGGGCAAAAAAGTGGAGGTGAATGTACAGCTGCCTCCTGTCAAAGAAGGCGAAAAGGCAGATATCAAAAACCTTTATTTTGTGGGCAACCAGGCCATTCTTTTGAAAAAATCCGAACCGGAGTTACCAAAAATTCTCAAGTTCCTCCAGATCAATGACCATATTAAAATAGAAATTGCCGGCCATATCAATCGTCCAAATGAACCGCCGGTATCTGTTCAAAGCTGGGATTATGACCTGTCGAGAAGACGCGCCTTACTGGTGTATAATTATTTGATCGATAACGGCATTTCCACCGATCGTTTGTCTTATAATGCTTATGGCAACTGGGAAATGCGTTTTCCGCGGGCCACCTCCGAAAAGGAACAGGAAGCCAATCGAAGGGTAGAAATCAGAGTGCTGGAGGTGGAGGATTGA
- a CDS encoding glutamate--tRNA ligase: MTKRTRVRFAPSPTGALHIGGVRTALYNYLFAKKLGGTFILRIEDTDQARYVPGAEDYIMEALDWCGLTPDESPAAGGDYGPYRQSERKDLYRQFADQLIESGHAYVAFDTPEGLDAKRQAYEAEGKTFTYNASTRLEMDNSFTESAEAVKERITAGEDYVIRFRIPDDEDLPLEDIIRGEMSVQTSELDDKVLFKSDGMPTYHLANIVDDHLMEITHVIRGEEWLPSLPLHILLYRAFGWEAPQFAHLPLILKPNPASYINKRTKQEFTEQFAAGFVKAQPGYEGQEGKVTGLIDQLLQDVKNLGEKLRIKDNESNLQKDVKTFMKSVLFGKLSKRDGDRLGIPVFPLNWQGENPADAFSGFREFGFMPEATDNFLAFLGWNPGTEQEIFNLEELAEAFSLEKIGKSGARFDFDKAKWYNKQYIMSTDKATLAQLVRPLIEKEGLNPDQAYLESVCDLLKERVTFLTDFVHQAGPYLQDHLEYDQNTLEKKWKPEFGPLFGQLNNQLKALAKYDVASIEKTVESFMADNELQMGDIFPLLRIALSGTMHGPGVFDMLAVLGQEKVFERIGKSLEVFGG; the protein is encoded by the coding sequence ATGACAAAAAGGACCAGAGTAAGATTTGCGCCAAGCCCGACGGGGGCTCTGCATATCGGGGGAGTAAGGACAGCATTGTATAATTATTTATTTGCCAAAAAACTGGGAGGGACTTTTATTCTCAGAATTGAAGATACCGACCAGGCGCGTTATGTGCCCGGAGCGGAAGATTATATCATGGAGGCCCTCGATTGGTGTGGCCTGACGCCTGATGAAAGTCCTGCCGCCGGGGGGGATTACGGACCTTACCGTCAATCAGAAAGGAAAGATCTCTATCGGCAGTTTGCCGACCAGTTGATCGAAAGCGGTCATGCCTATGTCGCCTTTGATACGCCTGAAGGCCTGGATGCCAAACGCCAGGCTTATGAAGCAGAAGGAAAGACTTTTACTTACAATGCTTCTACCAGGCTTGAAATGGACAACTCTTTTACGGAATCGGCAGAGGCGGTGAAGGAGAGGATAACGGCAGGAGAAGATTATGTGATCAGGTTCCGTATTCCTGATGATGAAGACTTGCCGCTTGAAGATATTATTCGAGGAGAGATGAGTGTGCAAACCTCGGAACTTGACGACAAGGTGCTTTTTAAATCTGACGGGATGCCCACCTATCACCTGGCTAATATTGTAGATGATCACCTGATGGAGATCACTCACGTGATCAGGGGCGAAGAATGGCTTCCCTCTCTGCCGCTGCACATTTTGTTATATCGTGCTTTCGGATGGGAGGCTCCTCAGTTTGCGCATTTGCCACTGATCCTGAAACCCAATCCGGCTTCTTATATCAACAAACGCACCAAACAGGAATTTACCGAACAATTCGCGGCTGGTTTTGTCAAGGCACAGCCTGGCTATGAAGGCCAGGAAGGTAAAGTGACCGGACTGATCGATCAATTGTTACAGGATGTCAAAAACCTTGGCGAAAAACTCAGGATCAAAGACAACGAATCCAATTTGCAAAAGGACGTCAAGACCTTTATGAAAAGCGTTTTGTTCGGAAAGTTAAGCAAAAGGGATGGTGACCGACTGGGTATCCCTGTCTTTCCACTGAACTGGCAGGGGGAAAATCCTGCGGATGCTTTCTCCGGATTCCGCGAGTTTGGGTTTATGCCGGAAGCTACCGATAATTTCCTTGCTTTCCTCGGATGGAATCCGGGCACGGAACAGGAAATTTTCAATCTTGAAGAATTGGCAGAGGCTTTTTCGCTCGAAAAAATAGGCAAATCCGGTGCCCGCTTCGACTTCGACAAAGCCAAGTGGTACAACAAACAATACATCATGTCCACCGATAAGGCGACGCTTGCGCAACTCGTTCGCCCGCTTATTGAAAAAGAAGGACTTAACCCGGACCAGGCCTACCTGGAAAGCGTTTGTGACTTGTTGAAGGAACGGGTCACCTTCCTGACGGATTTTGTGCATCAGGCCGGACCTTATCTCCAGGATCACCTGGAATACGATCAAAATACCCTTGAGAAAAAGTGGAAACCTGAATTCGGCCCCTTGTTCGGTCAACTCAATAACCAATTAAAAGCATTGGCGAAATACGATGTGGCAAGTATTGAAAAAACGGTGGAATCTTTCATGGCCGACAATGAGCTGCAGATGGGGGATATTTTTCCATTGTTGCGTATTGCGCTGTCGGGTACCATGCACGGTCCCGGCGTATTTGATATGCTGGCCGTGCTGGGGCAGGAAAAGGTTTTTGAAAGGATAGGCAAATCATTGGAGGTCTTTGGCGGGTAA
- a CDS encoding T9SS C-terminal target domain-containing protein gives MFKKILVLLFYWFFLGQGLTAQFAPPAGQEGSTAIPADDPQIIAWAVACEADRGLQNILMEELGLTTNGDAENVPGAADNLVISLGDGGMATVIFDHPVRNGDGWDFVVFENGFDDLFLELAFVEVSSNGTDFFRFPATSLTDTSEQTLSFGTTDATMINNLAGKYRAGFGTPFDLEELSDFAGQLDLDHITHVRVVDVIGTVDPVLGSRDASGNLINDPFPTPFPVGGFDLDAVGVIHQNVEVGLSVPDFEAAAINVFPNPVGSGERLYVDFKGGNQPTEIVLLDAAGKFCHQWEGLPTELDMQGLSPGIYYLFLANGLLGDVKKIMVK, from the coding sequence ATGTTTAAAAAGATATTGGTTTTATTGTTTTATTGGTTCTTTTTGGGACAAGGGCTTACGGCCCAGTTTGCTCCTCCTGCCGGACAGGAGGGGAGTACGGCTATCCCTGCCGATGATCCCCAAATCATCGCCTGGGCGGTAGCTTGTGAAGCGGACCGCGGGCTTCAAAATATCCTCATGGAGGAACTGGGGCTTACGACCAATGGCGATGCCGAAAACGTTCCAGGAGCGGCAGATAACCTGGTGATAAGTCTGGGCGACGGCGGAATGGCCACTGTTATTTTTGACCATCCGGTGCGCAACGGGGATGGCTGGGACTTTGTCGTTTTTGAAAATGGGTTTGATGATCTTTTCCTGGAACTCGCCTTTGTGGAAGTCAGCAGCAACGGCACGGATTTCTTTCGATTCCCGGCCACTTCCCTGACCGATACTTCCGAACAGACACTTTCTTTTGGCACAACCGATGCGACGATGATCAATAACCTCGCCGGAAAATACCGGGCCGGTTTCGGTACTCCTTTTGACCTGGAAGAGCTGAGTGACTTTGCCGGCCAGCTCGATCTTGATCATATCACTCATGTCCGTGTGGTGGATGTCATTGGCACTGTCGATCCTGTGTTGGGCAGCAGGGATGCTTCGGGAAATCTGATTAACGATCCTTTTCCGACCCCCTTTCCGGTCGGAGGATTTGACCTGGATGCCGTCGGGGTGATCCACCAGAATGTGGAAGTAGGCCTGTCTGTACCGGATTTTGAGGCCGCAGCCATAAATGTTTTTCCAAATCCTGTGGGTTCCGGAGAACGACTTTACGTTGATTTTAAGGGGGGCAATCAACCGACTGAAATCGTATTGTTGGATGCTGCCGGAAAATTTTGCCATCAGTGGGAAGGGCTTCCCACTGAATTGGATATGCAAGGACTGTCGCCGGGGATCTATTACCTGTTTTTAGCAAATGGGTTGTTGGGGGACGTTAAAAAAATCATGGTGAAGTAG
- a CDS encoding AI-2E family transporter: protein MNLNKAANFFIVSISIVIILIYGQNLIIPFVMGLLLWFVMRQMKAVLDMVPFIKNKIPSWLKTLVSSTLILILAGILVEVLSSNINALSLSYQKYGANFDSVVQLINKKFDLNIIEDVKGKAGDFNFGALLGAIFSSLSSIIGNTFMILIYTLFVVLEEAKFRDKLKMLFPDEEHFSKLYVMLNKIERSISSYLGLKTFVSVITGTLSYIVLRIIGVDSPEFWAFLIFVLNFIPTIGSLIGTLFPAVFSLLQFGTLTPFLMILLFVGLIQVIVGNILEPRLMGSSMNISPLVTIVALSFWGVVWGVVGMILSVPITVIMIIVFSQFEQTKRIAILLSEKGIIDGK from the coding sequence ATGAATCTCAACAAGGCCGCCAATTTTTTTATCGTTTCCATTTCCATCGTAATCATCCTTATTTACGGACAAAACCTAATCATTCCTTTTGTGATGGGATTATTGTTGTGGTTTGTGATGAGACAAATGAAAGCAGTCCTTGACATGGTCCCTTTTATTAAAAACAAAATCCCTTCCTGGTTAAAAACCCTTGTTTCTTCGACCTTAATTTTGATCCTCGCGGGCATTTTGGTGGAGGTACTTTCTTCCAATATCAATGCATTGTCCTTGTCCTATCAAAAATATGGGGCCAACTTCGATTCGGTGGTGCAGCTGATCAACAAAAAATTCGATCTGAATATCATTGAAGATGTAAAAGGCAAAGCTGGGGATTTTAATTTTGGAGCGTTGTTGGGAGCGATATTCAGTTCTCTTTCAAGCATTATCGGCAATACCTTTATGATTTTGATCTACACCTTGTTTGTGGTGCTGGAAGAGGCTAAATTCAGAGATAAGCTAAAAATGTTGTTTCCCGATGAAGAACATTTTTCGAAGCTTTACGTTATGCTCAACAAAATAGAGAGATCTATTTCCAGTTATCTGGGCCTCAAAACTTTTGTGAGTGTCATAACCGGGACATTGAGTTATATTGTTTTGCGAATTATTGGGGTCGACTCTCCTGAATTCTGGGCCTTTTTGATTTTTGTTTTGAATTTCATACCCACTATTGGTTCCCTGATTGGAACATTATTTCCAGCTGTTTTTTCCCTGCTGCAATTTGGAACCCTCACTCCTTTTCTGATGATTTTACTTTTTGTAGGACTCATCCAGGTCATTGTGGGTAATATCCTGGAACCCCGCCTGATGGGAAGTTCCATGAATATTAGTCCTTTGGTTACCATTGTGGCCCTTTCTTTCTGGGGAGTAGTCTGGGGGGTAGTGGGCATGATCCTGAGTGTGCCGATCACGGTAATTATGATCATTGTATTTTCTCAGTTTGAACAGACAAAGCGGATCGCTATTTTGCTATCGGAAAAGGGGATTATTGATGGAAAATAA
- a CDS encoding 2-oxo acid dehydrogenase subunit E2: MAKVELIMPKMGESIMEATILKWVKQVGDKVEEDETILEIATDKVDSEVPSPVSGTIAEILYSVEDVVEIGKVIAIIATEGEDVNVAASPAVEEKPQPAEAVAVAKPEPEAKPQPVQMTAKAEFAETPASGRFYSPLVRNIAKEEKISAGELEQINGTGAQGRVTKKDIIAYLENRTAPAAVPQVQSVPATNGASKSPPAVSMGGQDEIIEMDRMRRLIADHMVMSKHTSPHVTSFVEVDVTDIVNWREKVKDEFAAKYGEKITFTPIFIEAVVNAIRDYPMINVSVDGNNIIRKNNINIGMAAALPSGNLIVPVIKNADNLNLLGLTRAVNDLANRARINKLQPDEIQGGTFTLTNVGTFGNVMGTPIINQPQAAILAVGAIRKKPGVVETPYGDLIAVRQMMFLSLSYDHRVIDGFLGGSFLRKVGDYLEAFEANRAI; this comes from the coding sequence ATGGCTAAGGTTGAATTAATCATGCCCAAGATGGGTGAAAGTATCATGGAAGCTACCATTCTCAAATGGGTCAAGCAGGTGGGAGATAAGGTGGAAGAGGATGAGACGATCCTTGAGATAGCAACCGATAAAGTTGACTCTGAAGTGCCTTCACCGGTTAGTGGAACCATTGCAGAAATTCTCTATAGTGTAGAGGATGTGGTGGAGATCGGAAAGGTAATTGCCATTATAGCAACAGAAGGGGAGGACGTAAATGTTGCGGCAAGCCCGGCCGTGGAAGAAAAGCCACAACCCGCTGAAGCTGTCGCCGTCGCTAAACCAGAGCCGGAAGCTAAACCTCAGCCGGTACAGATGACGGCCAAGGCTGAATTTGCTGAAACGCCCGCTTCCGGACGTTTTTATTCCCCCCTGGTGCGTAATATTGCCAAAGAAGAAAAAATCAGTGCCGGAGAACTGGAGCAGATCAACGGTACGGGGGCCCAGGGCCGGGTGACTAAAAAAGACATTATCGCCTATCTCGAAAACCGTACGGCTCCCGCAGCAGTTCCGCAGGTTCAGTCTGTTCCTGCCACCAACGGCGCTTCAAAATCACCTCCTGCCGTTTCCATGGGAGGACAGGACGAGATCATCGAAATGGATCGTATGCGCCGCCTGATCGCCGATCATATGGTGATGTCGAAACATACTTCTCCACACGTTACTTCCTTTGTAGAGGTAGATGTGACGGATATTGTTAACTGGAGGGAAAAGGTCAAAGATGAATTTGCCGCTAAATACGGGGAAAAAATCACCTTCACCCCTATCTTTATCGAGGCAGTGGTCAATGCCATTCGCGATTATCCTATGATCAATGTTTCCGTTGACGGGAACAATATCATTCGTAAAAATAATATCAACATAGGCATGGCGGCAGCACTGCCTTCCGGTAACCTCATCGTTCCCGTGATCAAAAATGCCGACAACCTCAACCTGCTGGGCCTCACCCGTGCAGTCAATGACCTCGCCAACCGGGCCAGAATCAATAAACTGCAGCCTGATGAGATCCAGGGCGGTACTTTTACCCTTACCAATGTAGGCACCTTTGGCAACGTGATGGGTACCCCCATCATCAACCAGCCACAGGCTGCAATCCTGGCAGTAGGGGCAATCCGTAAAAAACCAGGAGTGGTAGAAACGCCTTACGGAGACCTCATTGCGGTCAGGCAAATGATGTTTTTGTCATTGTCTTATGATCATAGGGTGATCGACGGATTCCTCGGCGGATCTTTTCTGCGTAAGGTGGGCGATTATCTTGAGGCTTTTGAGGCCAATAGGGCTATATAA
- a CDS encoding polysaccharide deacetylase family protein, which translates to MYLVKTPNFIQSLFPNFTWKIPTNEKSIYLTFDDGPIPEVTPWVLEQLEKYDAKATFFCVGDNIRKHPEVFRMVKEQGHVTGNHTINHLDGWTTENIPYFHNVRRCARQVDTDLFRPPYGRLKPQQALFLQRHYRVVMWDVLSGDFDPNISAEQCYKNVIRNCSPGSIVVFHDSIKSWDTLKQVLPKVLEYFTAAGYSFEALHEKKLVQPQLVKSIA; encoded by the coding sequence ATGTATTTAGTAAAGACTCCTAATTTTATTCAAAGTCTGTTTCCCAATTTTACCTGGAAGATCCCTACAAACGAAAAAAGTATTTACCTGACCTTCGATGACGGCCCTATTCCGGAAGTAACTCCCTGGGTTTTGGAACAGTTGGAAAAATACGATGCCAAGGCTACTTTCTTTTGTGTCGGAGACAACATTCGTAAACATCCGGAAGTTTTCCGCATGGTCAAGGAACAGGGACATGTTACGGGCAACCACACGATAAACCACCTTGACGGCTGGACTACCGAAAACATTCCCTATTTCCACAATGTGCGCCGTTGTGCCCGTCAAGTGGACACAGACTTGTTCCGCCCGCCCTATGGCCGGCTTAAGCCACAGCAGGCATTATTTTTACAAAGACACTATCGGGTGGTGATGTGGGATGTACTGAGCGGCGATTTTGATCCTAATATTTCTGCTGAGCAATGTTACAAAAATGTCATTCGCAATTGCAGTCCCGGATCCATAGTGGTATTCCACGACAGCATCAAATCCTGGGATACACTGAAGCAGGTATTGCCTAAAGTATTGGAATACTTCACCGCTGCAGGTTATTCCTTTGAAGCGCTCCACGAGAAAAAACTCGTACAGCCACAATTGGTGAAAAGTATTGCCTAA